A genomic region of Mus pahari chromosome 22, PAHARI_EIJ_v1.1, whole genome shotgun sequence contains the following coding sequences:
- the Rdh10 gene encoding retinol dehydrogenase 10 — MNIVVEFFVVTFKVLWAFVLAAARWLVRPKEKSVAGQVCLITGAGSGLGRLFALEFARRRALLVLWDINTQSNEETAGMVRHIYRDLEAADAAALQAGKGEEEILPPCNLQVFTYTCDVGKRENVYLTAERVRKEVGEVSVLVNNAGVVSGHHLLECPDELIERTMMVNCHAHFWTTKAFLPTMLEINHGHIVTVASSLGLFSTAGVEDYCASKFGVVGFHESLSHELKAAEKDGIKTTLVCPYLVDTGMFRGCRIRKEIEPFLPPLKPDYCVKQAMKAILTDQPMICTPRLMYIVTFMKSILPFEAVVCMYRFLGADKCMYPFIAQRKQATNNNEAKNGI; from the exons ATGAACATCGTGGTGGAGTTCTTCGTGGTCACTTTCAAAGTGCTGTGGGCGTTCGTGCTGGCCGCGGCGCGCTGGCTGGTGCGGCCCAAGGAGAAGAGCGTGGCCGGCCAGGTGTGCCTCATCACGGGCGCGGGCAGCGGCCTGGGCCGTCTCTTTGCTCTCGAGTTCGCCCGGCGCCGGGCGCTGCTGGTTCTCTGGGACATCAACACGCAGAGCAACGAGGAGACCGCAGGCATGGTTCGCCACATCTACCGGGACCTGGAGGCGGCGGACGCTGCTGCTCTGCAAG CTGGGAAAGGTGAGGAGGAAATCCTGCCCCCGTGTAACTTACAGGTTTTTACCTACACTTGTGacgtggggaagagagagaatgtcTACCTGACAGCTGAAAGGGTCCGCAAGGAGGTTGGCGAGGTCTCGGTCCTGGTCAATAATGCTGGTGTGGTTTCTGGACATCACCTTCTGGAATGTCCTGATGAGCTCATTGAAAGAACCATGATGGTCAACTGCCACGCACACTTCTGG ACCACTAAGGCCTTTCTTCCAACGATGCTAGAGATTAATCATGGCCACATTGTGACGGTTGCGAGCTCCCTGGGACTGTTCAGCACTGCTGGAGTTGAG GATTACTGTGCCAGTAAATTTGGAGTTGTGGGTTTTCACGAGTCTCTGAGCCATGAGCTAAAGGCTGCTGAAAAGGACGGAATTAAAACAACTCTGGTTTGCCCTTACCTTGTAGACACGGGCATGTTCAGAGGCTGCCGAATCAG aaaagaaattgaGCCCTTTTTGCCCCCTTTGAAGCCTGATTACTGTGTGAAGCAGGCAATGAAGGCTATCCTCACTGACCAGCCCATGATCTGCACCCCCCGCCTCATGTACATCGTGACATTCATGAAGAG CATCCTTCCTTTTGAAGCTGTCGTGTGCATGTATCGATTTCTAGGAGCGGACAAGTGTATGTATCCCTTTATTGCTCAAAGAAAACAAGCCACAAACAATAATGAAGCAAAAAATGGAATCTAA